From a region of the Coffea arabica cultivar ET-39 chromosome 3e, Coffea Arabica ET-39 HiFi, whole genome shotgun sequence genome:
- the LOC113734879 gene encoding PH, RCC1 and FYVE domains-containing protein 1 isoform X1 — MADPVSYGNPDRDIEQALIALKKGTQLIKYSRKGKPKFCPFRVSPDETTLIWYSHGSERILKLSTVQRIIPGQRTPVFRRFLRPEKEYLSFSLIYNNGERSLDLICKDKAEAEVWIAGLKALTSTSHARGRRTRSDIPDLHEAGSDPIPNGRPFGTTLEFTTSIPRGRASVDLVSREPSLNFPGSDVGSESANMQGRSSGGDGFRISVSSTPSCSSGGSGQDDIESLGDVYVWGEIWSDGVSTDRYGNPVPIKNDVLTPKSLESSVVLDVQQIACGHRHVALVTRQGEVFTWGEESGGRLGHGIEKDFSRPRLVEYLAVTNVDFVACGEHHTCAVSTSGDLYSWGDGTHNAGLLGHGNDISHWIPTRISGPLEGLQVLSVACGIWHSALATSNGKLFTFGDGSFGVLGHGDRKSVTCPKEVQLLSGLKTIKVACGAWHTAAIVEVTNQSGTTVSSKKLFTWGDGDKYRLGHGNKETYLLPTCVSALIDYNFHQIACGNNTTIALTTSGHVFTMGSNACGQLGNPQSDGKSPCLVQDRLVGEFVEEIASGAFHVAVLTSRSEVFTWGKGANGRLGHGDIEDRDVPTFVEALKDRHVKNIACGSNYTASICIHKWVSGADQSLCSGCRQAFGFTRKRHNCYNCGLVHCHACSSKKAMKAALAPTPGKPHRVCDACYMKLKKAAEANNSSTFGRNATASHRPVESSARLDRREPRTSRILLSPTMEPVKYLEVRSGKLGTQPDYSIIRESQVPSLLQLKDIAFPSSLSALQYALKPVTTAPQTPPPSQPASNSRPASPYSRRPSPPRSVTPVFSRGVIDGLKKTNEFLNQEVSKLQKQIKSLKEESQLQEQEVQKLKNKAQEAASLAVERSSKCTVAVKTMKLIANQLKEVTERLPSDILEMETFTSIHSQVESFLEMIGPHEPDEESSLQPHTVHDQHSQPDQTLSANESAERPDRSMEDNVHSPGLQDMQQNAEATPRERRPSISHIREGSVQASAEGGLGSPKAAREVIEQFEPGVYVTLIQLSNGTKIFKRVKFSKRRFMEQQAEEWWKTNKDRLLRKYSTPKVNSTSPESSGTPEASEEKSEAAQSS; from the exons ATGGCAGATCCTGTTAGTTATGGCAATCCTGATCGTGACATTGAACAG GCACTGATTGCTTTGAAGAAAGGTACTCAGTTAATCAAGTACAGCAGGAAAGGAAAACCAAAGTTTTGCCCCTTCAGAGTTTCTCCA GATGAAACAACACTAATCTGGTACTCCCATGGGTCAGAAAGGATTCTGAAGCTATCTACTGTTCAACGGATTATTCCTGGGCAGAGAACC CCTGTCTTTAGAAGATTTTTGCGACCAGAAAAGGAGTATTTGTCATTTTCGCTTATATACAACAACGGTGAAAGATCTCTCGATCTG ATTTGCAAAGATAAAGCTGAAGCAGAGGTGTGGATTGCTGGCTTGAAGGCTTTAACTTCAACTAGCCACGCTCGTGGTAGACGAACCCGGAGTGATATTCCTGAT CTACATGAAGCTGGTAGTGATCCCATTCCAAACGGGCGTCCATTTGGCACAACATTAGAGTTCACAACAAGTATTCCTCGAGGCAGAGCTTCTGTTGATCTAGTTTCTCGTGAACCATCCTTGAATTTTCCAGGCTCAGATGTGGGCTCTGAAAGTGCAAATATGCAAGGAAGATCAAGCGGTGGAGATGGTTTCCGTATTAGTGTCTCAAGCACTCCTAGTTGTTCAAGTGGAGGCTCCGGGCAAGATGATATAGAATCACTGGGCGATGTTTATGTCTGGGGTGAGATTTGGTCTGATGGGGTATCAACTGATAGATATGGGAATCCCGTTCCTATTAAAAACGATGTATTGACTCCTAAATCCTTGGAGTCAAGTGTAGTTCTTGATGTTCAGCAGATTGCATGTGGCCATCGGCATGTGGCCCTGGTTACAAGGCAAGGTGAGGTCTTCACTTGGGGAGAGGAATCTGGGGGAAGACTTGGTCACGGAATTGAAAAGGACTTCAGTCGCCCTCGTCTTGTTGAATATTTAGCAGTTACAAATGTAGATTTCGTTGCGTGTGGTGAGCACCATACCTGTGCTGTTTCTACATCTGGTGATTTATACAGCTGGGGAGATGGTACTCATAATGCCGGACTTCTTGGTCATGGGAATGATATTAGCCACTGGATACCCACAAGGATATCTGGTCCACTGGAAGGCCTTCAAGTTTTATCAGTTGCATGTGGCATATGGCACTCAGCATTGGCTACTTCTAATGGTAAACTATTTACATTTGGTGATGGATCATTTGGTGTTCTAGGTCATGGTGATCGCAAAAGTGTCACATGTCCAAAGGAAGTCCAGTTATTGAGTGGACTGAAGACCATCAAAGTTGCATGTGGTGCATGGCACACAGCTGCTATTGTAGAGGTCACTAACCAGTCAGGTACAACTGTTTCCTCTAAGAAGTTGTTTACTTGGGGTGATGGTGACAAATACCGGTTGGGACATGGGAACAAGGAAACTTATCTGCTCCCAACCTGTGTCTCTGCACTTATTGACTACAACTTCCACCAGATAGCATGTGGGAATAATACAACTATTGCCCTTACAACATCAGGTCATGTCTTCACAATGGGAAGTAACGCATGTGGTCAGCTTGGGAATCCACAATCTGATGGAAAATCACCTTGTTTAGTACAAGATAGATTGGTTGGAGAATTTGTCGAAGAAATAGCCAGTGGTGCATTTCATGTTGCTGTCCTGACTTCAAGAAGTGAAGTATTTACCTGGGGAAAAGGAGCAAACGGAAGATTGGGACATGGAGACATAGAAGATCGTGACGTTCCAACATTTGTTGAAGCACTTAAAGACAGGCATGTGAAGAATATAGCATGTGGCTCAAATTATACTGCAAGCATTTGCATCCATAAATGGGTCTCTGGAGCAGATCAATCACTTTGTAGTGGTTGCCGCCAAGCATTTGGCTTTACTCGGAAGAGACATAACTGCTATAACTGTGGCCTTGTACATTGCCATGCTTGCAGTTCGAAAAAGGCAATGAAAGCAGCATTAGCTCCTACTCCAGGAAAACCACACAGAGTCTGTGATGCTTGCTATATGAAACTTAAAAAGGCTGCAGAGGCTAATAACTCCTCCACTTTCGGTAGAAATGCCACTGCTTCTCATCGTCCTGTGGAAAGTAGTGCAAGGCTGGACAGAAGAGAGCCTAGGACTTCAAGGATTCTGCTCTCCCCGACCATGGAACCGGTCAAGTATTTGGAGGTCAGGTCTGGAAAGCTTGGAACACAACCTGATTACTCTATAATCAGAGAATCCCAAGTTCCATCACTCTTACAACTGAAAGATATTGCATTTCCAAGTTCACTAAGTGCCCTTCAATATGCTCTTAAACCTGTTACGACAGCACCTCAGACACCACCACCATCTCAGCCTGCATCCAACTCAAGGCCTGCTTCCCCATATTCAAGGAGACCGAGTCCTCCACGCTCCGTTACCCCAGTATTTTCAAGGGGTGTAATTGATGGTCTAAAGAAGACAAACGAGTTTTTGAACCAAGAAGTATCCAAACTGCAAAAGCAA ATTAAAAGTTTGAAGGAGGAAAGCCAATTACAAGAACAAGAAGTGCAGAAGCTAAAGAACAAAGCCCAAGAAGCAGCTTCATTGGCTGTAGAGAGATCCTCCAAGTGTACCGTGGCAGTGAAAACCATGAAACTGATTGCAAACCAa TTGAAAGAAGTGACTGAGAGGTTACCTTCTGACATCTTGGAGATGGAAACCTTCACATCCATACATTCCCAGGTCGAATCTTTCCTGGAAATGATTGGACCTCATGAACCAGATGAGGAGTCTTCTTTGCAACCACATACAGTGCATGACCAACATAGCCAGCCTGATCAAACCTTATCAGCCAATGAATCTGCTGAGAGGCCAGACAGAAGTATGGAGGATAATGTACATTCTCCAGGACTCCAGGACATGCAGCAAAATGCAGAAGCAACTCCCAGGGAAAGAAGACCATCCATTTCTCATATAAGAGAAGGTTCAGTTCAAGCAAGCGCAGAAGGTGGATTAGGATCACCTAAAGCTGCACGGGAAGTTATTGAGCAATTTGAACCAGGTGTTTATGTAACACTAATCCAACTTAGTAATGGCACCAAGATTTTCAAGCGAGTAAAATTCAG TAAAAGAAGGTTTATGGAGCAGCAGGCAGAAGAATGGTGGAAGACAAATAAAGATAGGCTTCTGAGAAAGTACAGCACGCCCAAGGTAAATAGCACGTCACCTGAATCATCAGGAACTCCAGAAGCATCTGAGGAAAAGAGTGAAGCAGCACAATCTTCATAG
- the LOC113734879 gene encoding PH, RCC1 and FYVE domains-containing protein 1 isoform X2, which translates to MADPVSYGNPDRDIEQALIALKKGTQLIKYSRKGKPKFCPFRVSPDETTLIWYSHGSERILKLSTVQRIIPGQRTPVFRRFLRPEKEYLSFSLIYNNGERSLDLICKDKAEAEVWIAGLKALTSTSHARGRRTRSDIPDLHEAGSDPIPNGRPFGTTLEFTTSIPRGRASVDLVSREPSLNFPGSDVGSESANMQGRSSGGDGFRISVSSTPSCSSGGSGQDDIESLGDVYVWGEIWSDGVSTDRYGNPVPIKNDVLTPKSLESSVVLDVQQIACGHRHVALVTRQGEVFTWGEESGGRLGHGIEKDFSRPRLVEYLAVTNVDFVACGEHHTCAVSTSGDLYSWGDGTHNAGLLGHGNDISHWIPTRISGPLEGLQVLSVACGIWHSALATSNGKLFTFGDGSFGVLGHGDRKSVTCPKEVQLLSGLKTIKVACGAWHTAAIVEVTNQSGTTVSSKKLFTWGDGDKYRLGHGNKETYLLPTCVSALIDYNFHQIACGNNTTIALTTSGHVFTMGSNACGQLGNPQSDGKSPCLVQDRLVGEFVEEIASGAFHVAVLTSRSEVFTWGKGANGRLGHGDIEDRDVPTFVEALKDRHVKNIACGSNYTASICIHKWVSGADQSLCSGCRQAFGFTRKRHNCYNCGLVHCHACSSKKAMKAALAPTPGKPHRVCDACYMKLKKAAEANNSSTFGRNATASHRPVESSARLDRREPRTSRILLSPTMEPVKYLEVRSGKLGTQPDYSIIRESQVPSLLQLKDIAFPSSLSALQYALKPVTTAPQTPPPSQPASNSRPASPYSRRPSPPRSVTPVFSRGVIDGLKKTNEFLNQEVSKLQKQIKSLKEESQLQEQEVQKLKNKAQEAASLAVERSSKCTVAVKTMKLIANQLKEVTERLPSDILEMETFTSIHSQVESFLEMIGPHEPDEESSLQPHTVHDQHSQPDQTLSANESAERPDRSMEDNVHSPGLQDMQQNAEATPRERRPSISHIREGSVQASAEGGLGSPKAAREVIEQFEPGVYVTLIQLSNGTKIFKRVKFSKRRFMEQQAEEWWKTNKDRLLRKYSTPKEEEYSKRCHRIMVQ; encoded by the exons ATGGCAGATCCTGTTAGTTATGGCAATCCTGATCGTGACATTGAACAG GCACTGATTGCTTTGAAGAAAGGTACTCAGTTAATCAAGTACAGCAGGAAAGGAAAACCAAAGTTTTGCCCCTTCAGAGTTTCTCCA GATGAAACAACACTAATCTGGTACTCCCATGGGTCAGAAAGGATTCTGAAGCTATCTACTGTTCAACGGATTATTCCTGGGCAGAGAACC CCTGTCTTTAGAAGATTTTTGCGACCAGAAAAGGAGTATTTGTCATTTTCGCTTATATACAACAACGGTGAAAGATCTCTCGATCTG ATTTGCAAAGATAAAGCTGAAGCAGAGGTGTGGATTGCTGGCTTGAAGGCTTTAACTTCAACTAGCCACGCTCGTGGTAGACGAACCCGGAGTGATATTCCTGAT CTACATGAAGCTGGTAGTGATCCCATTCCAAACGGGCGTCCATTTGGCACAACATTAGAGTTCACAACAAGTATTCCTCGAGGCAGAGCTTCTGTTGATCTAGTTTCTCGTGAACCATCCTTGAATTTTCCAGGCTCAGATGTGGGCTCTGAAAGTGCAAATATGCAAGGAAGATCAAGCGGTGGAGATGGTTTCCGTATTAGTGTCTCAAGCACTCCTAGTTGTTCAAGTGGAGGCTCCGGGCAAGATGATATAGAATCACTGGGCGATGTTTATGTCTGGGGTGAGATTTGGTCTGATGGGGTATCAACTGATAGATATGGGAATCCCGTTCCTATTAAAAACGATGTATTGACTCCTAAATCCTTGGAGTCAAGTGTAGTTCTTGATGTTCAGCAGATTGCATGTGGCCATCGGCATGTGGCCCTGGTTACAAGGCAAGGTGAGGTCTTCACTTGGGGAGAGGAATCTGGGGGAAGACTTGGTCACGGAATTGAAAAGGACTTCAGTCGCCCTCGTCTTGTTGAATATTTAGCAGTTACAAATGTAGATTTCGTTGCGTGTGGTGAGCACCATACCTGTGCTGTTTCTACATCTGGTGATTTATACAGCTGGGGAGATGGTACTCATAATGCCGGACTTCTTGGTCATGGGAATGATATTAGCCACTGGATACCCACAAGGATATCTGGTCCACTGGAAGGCCTTCAAGTTTTATCAGTTGCATGTGGCATATGGCACTCAGCATTGGCTACTTCTAATGGTAAACTATTTACATTTGGTGATGGATCATTTGGTGTTCTAGGTCATGGTGATCGCAAAAGTGTCACATGTCCAAAGGAAGTCCAGTTATTGAGTGGACTGAAGACCATCAAAGTTGCATGTGGTGCATGGCACACAGCTGCTATTGTAGAGGTCACTAACCAGTCAGGTACAACTGTTTCCTCTAAGAAGTTGTTTACTTGGGGTGATGGTGACAAATACCGGTTGGGACATGGGAACAAGGAAACTTATCTGCTCCCAACCTGTGTCTCTGCACTTATTGACTACAACTTCCACCAGATAGCATGTGGGAATAATACAACTATTGCCCTTACAACATCAGGTCATGTCTTCACAATGGGAAGTAACGCATGTGGTCAGCTTGGGAATCCACAATCTGATGGAAAATCACCTTGTTTAGTACAAGATAGATTGGTTGGAGAATTTGTCGAAGAAATAGCCAGTGGTGCATTTCATGTTGCTGTCCTGACTTCAAGAAGTGAAGTATTTACCTGGGGAAAAGGAGCAAACGGAAGATTGGGACATGGAGACATAGAAGATCGTGACGTTCCAACATTTGTTGAAGCACTTAAAGACAGGCATGTGAAGAATATAGCATGTGGCTCAAATTATACTGCAAGCATTTGCATCCATAAATGGGTCTCTGGAGCAGATCAATCACTTTGTAGTGGTTGCCGCCAAGCATTTGGCTTTACTCGGAAGAGACATAACTGCTATAACTGTGGCCTTGTACATTGCCATGCTTGCAGTTCGAAAAAGGCAATGAAAGCAGCATTAGCTCCTACTCCAGGAAAACCACACAGAGTCTGTGATGCTTGCTATATGAAACTTAAAAAGGCTGCAGAGGCTAATAACTCCTCCACTTTCGGTAGAAATGCCACTGCTTCTCATCGTCCTGTGGAAAGTAGTGCAAGGCTGGACAGAAGAGAGCCTAGGACTTCAAGGATTCTGCTCTCCCCGACCATGGAACCGGTCAAGTATTTGGAGGTCAGGTCTGGAAAGCTTGGAACACAACCTGATTACTCTATAATCAGAGAATCCCAAGTTCCATCACTCTTACAACTGAAAGATATTGCATTTCCAAGTTCACTAAGTGCCCTTCAATATGCTCTTAAACCTGTTACGACAGCACCTCAGACACCACCACCATCTCAGCCTGCATCCAACTCAAGGCCTGCTTCCCCATATTCAAGGAGACCGAGTCCTCCACGCTCCGTTACCCCAGTATTTTCAAGGGGTGTAATTGATGGTCTAAAGAAGACAAACGAGTTTTTGAACCAAGAAGTATCCAAACTGCAAAAGCAA ATTAAAAGTTTGAAGGAGGAAAGCCAATTACAAGAACAAGAAGTGCAGAAGCTAAAGAACAAAGCCCAAGAAGCAGCTTCATTGGCTGTAGAGAGATCCTCCAAGTGTACCGTGGCAGTGAAAACCATGAAACTGATTGCAAACCAa TTGAAAGAAGTGACTGAGAGGTTACCTTCTGACATCTTGGAGATGGAAACCTTCACATCCATACATTCCCAGGTCGAATCTTTCCTGGAAATGATTGGACCTCATGAACCAGATGAGGAGTCTTCTTTGCAACCACATACAGTGCATGACCAACATAGCCAGCCTGATCAAACCTTATCAGCCAATGAATCTGCTGAGAGGCCAGACAGAAGTATGGAGGATAATGTACATTCTCCAGGACTCCAGGACATGCAGCAAAATGCAGAAGCAACTCCCAGGGAAAGAAGACCATCCATTTCTCATATAAGAGAAGGTTCAGTTCAAGCAAGCGCAGAAGGTGGATTAGGATCACCTAAAGCTGCACGGGAAGTTATTGAGCAATTTGAACCAGGTGTTTATGTAACACTAATCCAACTTAGTAATGGCACCAAGATTTTCAAGCGAGTAAAATTCAG TAAAAGAAGGTTTATGGAGCAGCAGGCAGAAGAATGGTGGAAGACAAATAAAGATAGGCTTCTGAGAAAGTACAGCACGCCCAAG GAAGAAGAATACAGTAAAAGATGTCATCGGATTATGGTGCAATGA
- the LOC140038917 gene encoding protein PSK SIMULATOR 1-like, with the protein MVSESWFRSLWKPSKKHGVGQEKAIIGVLAFEVASLMSKLVHLWQSLSDKQVAKLREEIMNSTGIRKLVSDDDDYIARLVWTEMMENLAHVARAVGRLSKKCSDPLLKSFEQAFSDLVDCGSDSYGWLLTSKKMDRKMRKMERFIMVNANLYQEMEALADLEQTLRRMKSNDDADSISLVEYEKRVAWKQQEVRHLKQLSVWNRTYDYTILLLARSVFTICSRIAHVFGLSNVVDVAAKQSKNLDSDHIHRSRSVVFMQSSVHPSENNIYRFASGPLNRVTRKSGPVSRTNKVSISGLLGKSLASSSPDSAKHNAISSHSAPLGRSSTKSGPLEKANKSVLKFFQFRNQSSHSQGKSPNSKPNQLITMGPLGGCMMGGNTSPVKNCHLDANLEGITDENIAQHAQNNLVPGKLSIFSSKNKLLTAPPETLGAAALGLHYANIIIVIEKLVVSPHLIGHDARDDLYNMLPASIRSALRSKLKPYSKSLNSSIYDTVLAGEWNEAMTGILEWLAPLAHNTIRWQTERSFEHQNLVSRTNVVLVQTLYFANQEKTEATIAELLVGLNYVWRFGRELNAKALMECTSGTTFDDYLEV; encoded by the coding sequence ATGGTTTCTGAATCATGGTTTCGGAGTTTGTGGAAACCATCAAAAAAGCACGGGGTTGGTCAAGAAAAGGCTATAATAGGAGTGTTGGCATTTGAAGTTGCAAGTTTGATGTCTAAACTTGTTCATCTGTGGCAGTCTCTTAGTGATAAGCAGGTTGCTAAGTTGAGGGAAGAAATTATGAATTCAACGGGTATCAGGAAGCTTGTATCGGATGATGACGATTACATTGCGAGGTTGGTATGGACAGAGATGATGGAGAATTTGGCACATGTGGCAAGAGCAGTTGGTCGGCTATCCAAGAAATGCAGTGATCCTTTGTTAAAAAGTTTCGAGCAGGCCTTTAGTGATCTGGTCGACTGTGGTTCTGACTCTTATGGGTGGTTACTCACCTCGAAAAAGATGGATAGGAAAATGAGGAAGATGGAACGATTCATTATGGTTAATGCAAATTTATATCAAGAAATGGAAGCACTTGCTGATCTTGAACAGACTTTGAGGAGAATGAAGAGTAATGATGATGCGGATAGCATTAGTTTGGTTGAGTATGAGAAAAGGGTTGCTTGGAAGCAGCAGGAGGTAAGGCATCTAAAGCAGTTGTCTGTTTGGAACAGGACGTATGATTACACAATTCTACTTTTGGCAAGATCTGTGTTTACAATATGTAGTAGGATAGCGCATGTGTTTGGACTTAGTAATGTGGTTGATGTGGCAGCCAAACAGTCCAAGAACCTTGATTCTGATCATATTCATCGCAGCCGCTCAGTAGTTTTTATGCAGTCATCAGTGCACCCATCGGAAAATAACATTTACAGGTTTGCCTCTGGACCGTTGAACAGGGTAACTAGGAAATCTGGCCCAGTGTCGAGAACAAATAAAGTAAGCATATCTGGCCTTCTTGGAAAATCACTTGCATCGTCAAGCCCTGATTCTGCGAAACATAATGCAATCAGCTCACATTCAGCTCCTCTTGGGAGGTCGTCAACAAAGTCTGGCCCACTTGAGAAAGCAAACAAATCTGTCCTCAAATTCTTTCAATTTCGTAATCAATCATCACATTCTCAGGGTAAAAGCCCAAATTCAAAGCCCAATCAGTTGATTACCATGGGACCCTTAGGTGGCTGCATGATGGGAGGTAATACCTCTCCCGTGAAAAATTGCCATTTGGATGCAAATCTAGAGGGAATCACAGATGAAAATATTGCGCAACATGCTCAGAACAACTTGGTTCCTGGTAAGTTGTCAATCTTCAGTTCCAAAAACAAGCTGTTGACTGCTCCTCCTGAAACTCTTGGTGCTGCAGCATTGGGATTGCACTATGCAAATATTATCATTGTGATTGAAAAGCTTGTTGTATCACCTCACCTGATTGGTCATGATGCAAGAGATGACCTGTACAACATGTTGCCTGCCAGCATCAGATCAGCCCTTAGGTCAAAACTAAAGCCATATTCCAAAAGCTTGAATTCATCCATTTATGATACAGTTCTTGCAGGAGAATGGAATGAGGCAATGACCGGAATTTTAGAGTGGTTAGCTCCACTTGCTCATAACACAATTAGATGGCAGACTGAGCGAAGCTTTGAGCACCAGAATTTAGTTTCCAGAACAAATGTGGTTCTCGTACAAACCCTTTATTTCGCTAATCAGGAAAAGACAGAAGCAACAATTGCAGAGCTTCTTGTTGGTCTCAACTATGTCTGGAGATTTGGTAGAGAACTCAATGCAAAAGCTCTAATGGAATGCACTAGTGGCAcaacttttgatgattatttggaGGTTTAG